A stretch of the Taeniopygia guttata chromosome 3, bTaeGut7.mat, whole genome shotgun sequence genome encodes the following:
- the GINS1 gene encoding DNA replication complex GINS protein PSF1 isoform X2 has protein sequence MAAERGLELVRELHRAAGGHLPPFRTEEMRQALEEMRALYERNQADVSEAKAGRTDLIFLIRFRHCCLLRNQRCLLAYLYDRLLRIRALRWEYGSVLPNTIQFHMSAEEVRCLRDHGEFEVDDGTTILLKKNSQHFLPRWKCEQLIRQGILEHVLS, from the exons ATGGCGGCGGAGCGCGGCCTGGAGCTGGTGCGGGAGCTGCACCGCGCCGCCGGCGGGCACCTCCCGCCCTTCCGG ACGGAGGAGATGCGGCAGGCGCTGGAGGAGATGCGGGCGCTGTACGAGCGGAACCAGGCGGACGT GTCCGAAGCGAAGGCGGGACGGACGGACCTGATTTTCCTGATCCGGTTCCggcactgctgcctgctccGGAACCAGCGCTgcctcctggcctacct GTATGACAGGCTGCTACGGATCCGAGCACTGAGGTGGGAGTATGGCAGCGTTCTGCCCAACACCATCCAGTTCCACATGTCAGCTGAGGAA GTGCGGTGTTTAAGAGACCACGGGGAGTTCGAGGTTGATGATGGCACCACCATCCTGTTGAAGAAGAACAGCCAG cACTTTTTACCCCGCTGGAAATGTGAGCAGTTGATCAGACAAGGAATCCTGGAGCACGTTCTGTCCTAA
- the GINS1 gene encoding DNA replication complex GINS protein PSF1 isoform X1 — translation MAAERGLELVRELHRAAGGHLPPFRTEEMRQALEEMRALYERNQADVSEAKAGRTDLIFLIRFRHCCLLRNQRCLLAYLYDRLLRIRALRWEYGSVLPNTIQFHMSAEEAEWFNRYKKSLATYMRSVGGEEGLDLTQDIKPPKSLYIEVRCLRDHGEFEVDDGTTILLKKNSQHFLPRWKCEQLIRQGILEHVLS, via the exons ATGGCGGCGGAGCGCGGCCTGGAGCTGGTGCGGGAGCTGCACCGCGCCGCCGGCGGGCACCTCCCGCCCTTCCGG ACGGAGGAGATGCGGCAGGCGCTGGAGGAGATGCGGGCGCTGTACGAGCGGAACCAGGCGGACGT GTCCGAAGCGAAGGCGGGACGGACGGACCTGATTTTCCTGATCCGGTTCCggcactgctgcctgctccGGAACCAGCGCTgcctcctggcctacct GTATGACAGGCTGCTACGGATCCGAGCACTGAGGTGGGAGTATGGCAGCGTTCTGCCCAACACCATCCAGTTCCACATGTCAGCTGAGGAA GCAGAGTGGTTCAATCGGTACAAAAAGTCTCTGGCTACCTACATGAGGTCAgtaggaggagaggaggggctGGACCTCACACAGGACATCAAACCTCCTAAAAGCCTGTACATTGAA GTGCGGTGTTTAAGAGACCACGGGGAGTTCGAGGTTGATGATGGCACCACCATCCTGTTGAAGAAGAACAGCCAG cACTTTTTACCCCGCTGGAAATGTGAGCAGTTGATCAGACAAGGAATCCTGGAGCACGTTCTGTCCTAA
- the LOC121469813 gene encoding uncharacterized protein: protein MEALQRMSSGSASDPRSRGLCGDSSLEQGHPMRMSHRGSVLGAGQEKSLSSSHLCQKLQCLSSQSQEASAPGGCTGGLLVLPTLWGSQGWHKDSCRCCSGTGAVALWSHFKGVIMEHFGGCFWNSICSWISLRVQQSRCCTHLCRQALSSHCRNLSGLGGCEFMFFSLGN, encoded by the exons ATGGAGGCTCTGCAGAGAATGTCGTCTG GGTCGGCGTCTGATCCCAGGTCTCGGGGGCTGTGTGGAGATTCCTCCCTGGAGCAGGGTCACCCCATGAGGATGAGCCACAGAGGTTCAGTTCTTGGAGCAG gaCAGGAGAAATCATTAAGCTCCTCCCATCTTTGCCAGAAGCTTCAGTGTTtaagcagccagagccaagaGGCTTCAGCACCAGGGGGGTGCACTGGAGggctcctggtcctgcccacGCTGTGGG ggagccagggctggcacaaggactcgtgcaggtgctgctctggcactggagctgttgccctgtggagccattttaaaggtgtgattatggaacattttggaggctgtttctggaattccatttgTAGCTGGATCTCGCTCCGAGTGCAGCAGTCCAG gtgCTGCACTCACCTCTGCAGACAAGCGCTgagctctcactgcaggaaCCTGTCAGGCCTCGGTGGCTGTGAGTTCATGTTCTTCTCACTGGGGAATTGA
- the LOC140683833 gene encoding uncharacterized protein produces the protein MEAGPSLPVPPNGGGATAPGTAQWRRSHRSRYRPMEAGPSLPVPPNGGGAIAPGTAQWRRGHRSRYRPMEAEPPLPVPPNGGGATAPGTAQWRRGHRSRYRPMEAGPSLPVPPNGGGATAPGTAQWRRSHRSRPRPSGDRGRWFGSRRCRPGVPSGDRRCRFGSRRCRLCPGGRALGLSRAGAPGRRWDRDRDRDRRGRREPLRDGRRGRAGGGGDFPVLTETGQGVGTPVPAPAPPNPAAPRRAREFSFFQRRPRHFDEITQNSGVRDLRGEKRFW, from the coding sequence ATGGAGGCGGGGCCATCGCTCCCGGTACCGCCCAATGGAGGCGGAGCCACCGCTCCCGGTACCGCCCAATGGAGGCGGAGCCACCGCTCCCGGTACCGCCCAATGGAGGCGGGGCCATCGCTCCCGGTACCGCCCAATGGAGGCGGGGCCATCGCTCCCGGTACCGCCCAATGGAGGCGGGGCCACCGCTCCCGGTACCGCCCAATGGAGGCGGAGCCACCGCTCCCGGTACCGCCCAATGGAGGCGGAGCCACCGCTCCCGGTACCGCCCAATGGAGGCGGGGCCATCGCTCCCGGTACCGCCCAATGGAGGCGGGGCCATCGCTCCCGGTACCGCCCAATGGAGGCGGAGCCACCGCTCCCGGTACCGCCCAATGGAGGCGGAGCcaccgctcccggccccgcccgaGCGGTGACCGGGGACGCTGGTTCGGTTCCCGGCGGTGCCGGCCGGGGGTCCCGAGCGGTGACCGGCGGTGCCGGTTCGGCTCCCGGCGGTGCCGCCTCTGCCCCGGAGGGCGGGCTCTGGGTCTCTCTCGGGCCGGAGCACCGGGGCGGCGctgggaccgggatcgggaccgggaccgccgcgggcggcgggagcCGCTCCGGGACGGGCGCCGGGGCCgagccggcggcggcggcgattTCCCGGTGCTGACTGAGACCGGCCAGGGCGTGGGGACTCCCGTGccggccccagcacccccaaaccccgccgctccccgccgtgccagggaattttcttttttccagcgTAGGCCGAGACATTTTGATGAGATAACTCAAAACTCAGGGGTACGGGATCTGAGGGGAGAGAAGAGATTCTGGTAG